The window gagagaggaggagaaccACCATTGAACTCTGCCCCCATCAAAGTTGGTGTAACTTGGAAGGAGACGATGAACACTGCCCCACTGGCCTGACCTAAGTGGGTGGTTCACACTACAGAATTTGTTCATCAAAACATCAAGGAGCAAATGCAAATCCAGTTATGCTTCACCTTCGGCTTGGATTTGAACTTTAATAGATGATGATGTAGACaacattttcatcaaatttgAGATCTAATAGAATGATTACATGGTCAAGGGTATGATGGAAGGAGTCACTAGATGCATGCAGTTGTAAGGAAACTTTGGCCCTTCCCCATTTCCTCacctcaaattaaaaaaaaaaagtgcttaATCgttaggcttgggttgagcATGCTTATACCCAAGTTTAGGTTTGGCCGCATTTGGGCTTGCCTTTGCATACGGTCCAATTGTTAGAAGTAAAATATTATGCGGATAATTTGACATATAAAGTTGAAATTTGCCACCAAACGTAGCATGTTAGCATGTGAATGATATTCTTAAATAAAAGAATTTTCTTTGTGATACACCCTAAGATGTAAATAAGGGCCGCAATAGGATttggttgggccaggctttttaaaaccttagTTCAACCTAGAATCCTCTTAGCTTAACTCATGGCCTGAAAAATTCTAACATTAACCCTccctcaaggttgggctaggctaATCCTGATTGCCCCTAatcaaggaggagaagaagaagcacataGATGGTTAGCAAATTAACACTTTTCACATGACATTGAACTTAAAGCATCAGTAAGAATAATTTCAAGCAACCAAACTCTCAAAGTAATACCAAACTTATATAAGTTTCAGAACCAAAAACATTTAGAAATCACCATGTAGAATCTCTAGTAATATGGATTATGATGCATTCCTCTAATCATATCaaaattatttgttttaatcGTAGAACATAGTACTAGGCAATGAGATTGTCATTGTTGTCCAAGTATAACTTGATCATAATATGAATGTTAATCTAAGGGAAAATTGCTTGATTAACCATTATTTGCTTTGCTTTTACAAAAGTAGCCACTCTCTCTTTGCTTCAACAAATTTGAACAAAATGAGTTTGGGTATTACAAATACAGCCAGGATAGTGGTTTCCATACTCATGACCTTCGTATGCCAACTGTTAAGCAAATACATTCTTCCAATCGTCTAAAAAAAGTTCGATTTCTACCTCAACGGTTTGAGCACATCACATAGATAGGACAATAGATTTctgagagagaaaaatggggggtTACACCAAGGGATTGAGTACGACCAATATTCTACTGAAATCACCTGAAGAATGGAAGGAGAAGACCTGCAAGTCGTTGAAACTTTTCTGCCCTAGTCTTTTTAGTCTTTGTTCACCTTTGATTCATCCAAAGAGAAAGATAACTGCACCAACATTGAAGATTTTGGCAGAGTGGTTTTGTTTGGGATGAACACATCTTAGTTTATGTAGAACTCCCATCTCCTTCGTTGAACTCTAGCCAAAGGCTGTGACAGTGGTTTGAGGTAAGTAATGGTTatttccaatttttatttttttttcttcttttgttttgatctgcccttttttttttttcctcatcaCATCCAGAATCAAATCCTTGTGATATTCCGTTGATTCCTTCGAATTTCATACTCTTTAGTTAACTGATGCTTCATAACATTTTCCTTTCTTATCCTTTTTGGTTGATGAGTTCACTGCAATTCATTTATTCATATTCTCAGTCTATGGTCCTTGTACTTTTCTCTTAGGtcatttgttattttgttttgctTGTGTTGATTTTTATTCGGGCACATTCTTATTTTTGTTCAACTTAAAAACAAATTACATGTGTATTTGATTCTAGTGTTCTTGATTACTAGCAATGTAAGTGTTTGCTACAATGCCCCAATGGAATTAAGGGGACCCATGAGCCTTTATATAATGCAATGcctcatgtcttgattttgtaGCCCATAAGTGAAGCCATTGCTGCCTACAGTTGGATGGAGGCATTTCATTAATTTGCAACCACAAAGACATGTAACACACATAACCCTGTAAAATAACTACTTTTCCAACTTCCCCTAGTCTCCAGGAGAATATATCATCTCTCATTGTTAAAATCCAAATAAGAATGAGTCTCTTCTCTCTATCGAACACATAAATtcagaagggaaaagaagagaagaagaaaaaaaaaaaaaaaaaaaacagtcatATTGTTATTTTAATGGGTCTAGTTTGTCTAGTCCAAGGAATACATGAAGGAAGAACATGGGTGTGAAGATAAACTGAGAAAAGAACCCAAATGGTCTAATTTACTTAGAAATATATGATGTTCATATTATTTGGAAGGATACTTGATAGGTCACCAACCGTAAGATGACATACAGATCAAGGTTATTTGTAAGTTTGAGAAACCATGAAATTTTAGTATCTGTCATCTATTCCTTTTAAGTATTCCTTTTAAGTACTAGGACTCTTCTCAATTACATCATAAGGTTAATAATATATTATCTTCAATAAATAGGCAAAGATCATAGAATTAAGGGAAAATGACTTGATTAGCCACTTTTTGGTTTGCTTTTACAAAAGTAGCCATGCTCTCTTTATTTAAACAAATTTGAACAAAATGAGTTTGGGTGTTACAAATACAGCCATAATGGTGGTTTCTGTACTCTGTTCTACTCTGACTTAGTATGCCAACCGATGGAGCAAATACATTATTCCAATCGGTTAAAAGAAGTTCAATTTCTACCCTGAACGGTTTGAGTACACCACATAGATCGGACAATAGATTTACGAGAGAGAATAATGGAGGGTTACACCAACGGATCGAGTACGACCAATATTCTACTGAAATCGCAAGAATTGAGGGAGAAAACCTGCAAGTCGCTGAAACTTTTTTGCCCTAGTCATTTTAGTCCACATTCACCTCGATTCATCCAAAGAgaaagataattgcacccaaCATTGAAGATTTTGGCAGCTACTTTGTAGAACCCCAGTCTTCTTCATGGAACTTTAGCCAAGGGTTGTGACGGTGGTTTGAGGTAAGCAATggttatttccattttttttttttttttttgcttcttttgttttaatctttcctttttcttttcttttttttttttcctcaccACATCCAAAATGctattccttttttgtttttttgttaacAGAGTGCTATTCCGTTGGTTCCTTTAATTTcatacttttccttttttatttttattttttgatttggtGAGTTCACTGCAACTCATTTATTCATATTCTCATTCTATATATTGATCCATGTACTTTTCTCCTGGgtcttttgttttgctttgctTTTGTTGCCTGGCACATTCATTTTTATTGCTTTTCAACCTAGAAACAGATTAAATAGAAATAATGTGTATTTGATTCTGGTGTTGTTGATTACTAGCAATGTAGGTGTTTGATGTAATGTCCcaatggaatcaagggaacccaTGAGCCCTTTATATAATACAATGCCTTTTGTCCTGGTTTTGTAGCCCCATAAGTGAAACCAATGCCGCCTCTAGTTAGATGGGTTATTTCATTAATTTGCAACCGAAAGCCCATCTTTAATTTCCAACAACAAAGACATGTGACACACACAACTTTGTAAAATAACTGGTTTCCAAGAAGAGTTCTTGTGGACCTTGTATCATATATTTCATTAACCAGTTTATGTTCTCTCCCTTATTCAAATGAATGTAAGAGTTAACTAATTGTGTTGGGTGTGTTAGGATCATAATGTCAGTGGATCCTCTACAATCGAACATTATACGGAGGATCATAGAAAAAATAACTATGCATGGTGGAAATCAGTCACCTTCTAGGGCCTGGACATATTTTAGTATGTCTGAAAatttggagggtgagtatgAGTATACTCGTAGAGGAGATGTTGGAGGGCAAGCACTAGATGGTAATGTTGTACATGATATAGCACTGTCAATTGGAGCATCCATTGATAAAGATCCATCAAGTGCCAATATTGTTCTCTATGATCAATCTAATCATGTTTCAGAGTTGATCTGGAAGGGTGAGGTAATATTGTTATATAAAAGTGAAAAATAATGATTGTTTTCGTTATAGAAGATATGACCACTATTTTAAATTGACCAATTTCGGAAGAGACGTGTGCTACGGAATAATGAACATAGTCGAACGTCCATTGAATGGAAGCTTAGTAAAGAGCAGAAGCGAATGGTGGAGATTGCTGGATTCAAGTACTTACGCCTTATAGGGCATTTCCAAATGGATCGATGTCTATTGACAGCATTGGTGGATAGGTGGCGAAGTGAGACTAATACATTTCACATGCCACGATTTGAGATGACTATAACTTTGGAAGATGTGGCatatattttgggttttagagtAGTTGGGAAGGCTGTTACTGGGAAAATGTACAAGGAGACTGAGGATCTACTTGATATGGTACTTGGACAATACCCTTCAGATCCTATCAACATGAAGGCTCTATGGAGTGGTTGTGTGAAGCTGACATGGTTGAGGAACCAATTTTCACAGTTGCGAAGCAATGCTTCTGAAATGGATGTTATTCGTGCTACCCTAGCATATTTGTTGCATCTTCTGGGAACTACCATATTTGCTTACACATCTGGAAATATGGTTAGCATTTCGTATCTACCAATGCTTACTGATTTTGTTGAATGTGTTGAATATGCATGGGGCGCTGCCGCTTTAGCTTTCTTATATAGATCACTGATGCGTGCCTCAAGGAAGAACACCGCTAATATTGGAGGTTCAATGACCCTATTTTCAGTACGTTTATCCTTCTGATTTAGGGAATATAACTGTTTTTGTCCAAGTTTACAAAATTCGAATTAAGTCTCTTGTGCTTCTTTCATTTGACCTGTAATTTATTGGCATTTCTTGGGGTTTGTTACTTGTGACATATGCTTTACATGAATTTCAATTTGACTTATAGGTATGGGCATCCGAGCGCTTAGGAGTTGGCAGACCAGTTGTTGTTCGCATATGCAGACCTTTCCCTTGAGATGTAAGGTGGAAATGCCGGCGTAGAACGGACAACATTCATAACTGCTATAGACCGTACCGACATGAACTTGATTAGCTTAAGGATGGCGAGGTTAAAGTCTAGTTCTacctattattttttaattttttttctccaagtATTATAGATTGGGCAATGTTATTTCATTTAAGAACATATAAATTAATAATGCTACATACATTGGCATCATGCTTATAAATTCTTGGGCAACTGAAAAGTTAAAATGAGGGATTCATATCTGAAATTTATGTTTAGGGGCTAACTAGGGGTGTTAacgggccgggctgggccgggcttgccctaaaccctagcccaaccctag is drawn from Telopea speciosissima isolate NSW1024214 ecotype Mountain lineage chromosome 1, Tspe_v1, whole genome shotgun sequence and contains these coding sequences:
- the LOC122646847 gene encoding protein MAIN-LIKE 2-like isoform X3, translated to MHGGNQSPSRAWTYFSMSENLEGEYEYTRRGDVGGQALDGNVVHDIALSIGASIDKDPSSANIVLYDQSNHVSELIWKGEKRRVLRNNEHSRTSIEWKLSKEQKRMVEIAGFKYLRLIGHFQMDRCLLTALVDRWRSETNTFHMPRFEMTITLEDVAYILGFRVVGKAVTGKMYKETEDLLDMVLGQYPSDPINMKALWSGCVKLTWLRNQFSQLRSNASEMDVIRATLAYLLHLLGTTIFAYTSGNMITDACLKEEHR
- the LOC122646847 gene encoding protein MAIN-LIKE 2-like isoform X2, which codes for MHGGNQSPSRAWTYFSMSENLEGEYEYTRRGDVGGQALDGNVVHDIALSIGASIDKDPSSANIVLYDQSNHVSELIWKGEKRRVLRNNEHSRTSIEWKLSKEQKRMVEIAGFKYLRLIGHFQMDRCLLTALVDRWRSETNTFHMPRFEMTITLEDVAYILGFRVVGKAVTGKMYKETEDLLDMVLGQYPSDPINMKALWSGCVKLTWLRNQFSQLRSNASEMDVIRATLAYLLHLLGTTIFAYTSGNMVWASERLGVGRPVVVRICRPFP
- the LOC122646847 gene encoding protein MAIN-LIKE 2-like isoform X1; its protein translation is MHGGNQSPSRAWTYFSMSENLEGEYEYTRRGDVGGQALDGNVVHDIALSIGASIDKDPSSANIVLYDQSNHVSELIWKGEKRRVLRNNEHSRTSIEWKLSKEQKRMVEIAGFKYLRLIGHFQMDRCLLTALVDRWRSETNTFHMPRFEMTITLEDVAYILGFRVVGKAVTGKMYKETEDLLDMVLGQYPSDPINMKALWSGCVKLTWLRNQFSQLRSNASEMDVIRATLAYLLHLLGTTIFAYTSGNMVSISYLPMLTDFVECVEYAWGAAALAFLYRSLMRASRKNTANIGGSMTLFSVWASERLGVGRPVVVRICRPFP